From Nguyenibacter vanlangensis, one genomic window encodes:
- a CDS encoding divalent metal cation transporter translates to MGPGLITGVADDDPSGIATYSHAGATFGLDMLWTMPLAFPLMAAIQLVCARIGRVTGRGLAANIKTAFPAPVLLAVTGLLLLANTLNIAADIAAMGDVTSLVTGLNKQLAAIFWVIVTLVLQVFVPYHRYVYFLKWLTLSLLSYFIVAMIVHVPWHDVAMRTIRPHVTWDGRTAEMVLGVFGTTISPYLFFWQASEEVEDLRIHHAEPLLTDDMGAAGELRRISWDTWSGMFYSDVTAYFIILATAVTLHAHGVTRIETAAQAADALRPLAGDFAYYLFAVGIWGVGLIGVPVLAGSAAYGFSEAMNWQWGLERKATDARGFYGVIIVSVLAALVIQFSPLSPMKALFWCAVLNGVVAAPLMAVLLLLGGRRLTLGKFVVSKTILALGWIATFVMAVSTVEMVLGWF, encoded by the coding sequence GTGGGACCCGGCCTGATTACCGGGGTCGCGGACGACGATCCCAGCGGAATTGCCACCTATTCGCACGCAGGGGCCACCTTCGGTCTGGACATGCTCTGGACGATGCCGCTGGCATTTCCGCTGATGGCGGCGATCCAGTTGGTCTGCGCGCGCATCGGCCGGGTCACCGGGCGTGGCCTGGCGGCCAATATCAAGACCGCGTTTCCCGCCCCGGTGCTGCTGGCCGTCACCGGCCTGCTGCTGCTTGCCAATACGCTCAACATCGCGGCCGACATCGCCGCGATGGGCGACGTCACCTCTTTGGTCACCGGCCTGAACAAGCAGCTTGCAGCCATATTCTGGGTGATCGTCACCCTTGTGCTGCAGGTCTTCGTCCCGTATCACCGATATGTATATTTTCTGAAATGGCTTACGCTTTCCCTGTTGTCCTATTTCATCGTGGCCATGATCGTTCATGTGCCCTGGCACGACGTCGCGATGCGGACGATCCGGCCCCATGTGACCTGGGATGGACGTACCGCCGAAATGGTGCTGGGCGTGTTCGGCACGACGATCAGCCCGTATCTGTTCTTCTGGCAGGCCTCGGAAGAAGTGGAGGATCTGCGGATTCATCACGCGGAACCCCTGCTGACCGATGACATGGGCGCCGCCGGCGAGCTGCGCCGCATTTCGTGGGATACATGGAGCGGCATGTTCTATTCGGATGTGACCGCGTATTTCATCATCCTTGCGACGGCGGTGACGCTGCATGCGCACGGCGTCACCCGGATCGAAACGGCGGCACAGGCCGCCGATGCGCTCCGGCCCCTGGCGGGTGACTTCGCCTATTACCTGTTCGCGGTCGGTATCTGGGGGGTCGGCCTGATCGGTGTCCCTGTCCTGGCCGGATCGGCGGCCTATGGCTTTTCGGAGGCGATGAACTGGCAATGGGGGCTGGAACGCAAGGCGACCGACGCGCGCGGCTTCTATGGTGTCATCATCGTCAGTGTCCTGGCGGCGCTGGTCATCCAGTTCTCCCCCCTCAGCCCCATGAAGGCGCTGTTCTGGTGTGCCGTCCTGAACGGCGTCGTCGCCGCGCCGCTGATGGCCGTCCTGCTTCTGCTCGGGGGGCGGCGCCTGACATTGGGAAAATTCGTGGTCAGCAAGACCATATTGGCGCTTGGATGGATCGCGACCTTCGTGATGGCGGTTTCAACCGTCGAGATGGTCCTGGGATGGTTCTGA
- a CDS encoding adenosylcobalamin-dependent ribonucleoside-diphosphate reductase, whose translation MDMDPAEISDYVWRAKYRLVDAGRSEAGIADSWRRVARAIAAAEPSGAPLWEARFFDLLQDRSFLPGGRIQAGAGTARNVTLFNCFVMGEIEDSIPGIFRALEEAAVTMQAGGGIGLDFSTLRPRGLRAWAAGTIASGPVSFMQIWDAMCGTVLSTGARRGAMMATLRCDHPDIAEFVSAKHRPGMLRRFNMSVQVTDAFMAAVRSDAAWPLVFPAAAFGPDDQGGESVARRWPGLSVPVPCRVVRRVGARALWDDILRSTYDFSEPGVLFVDRINASNTLWYCERISATNPCGEMPLPPYGACDLGSLNLACFVRAPFTPQADLDTGRLAEATRGAVRFLDDVIDVSRYPLPQQAENARASRRIGLGVTGLADMLLMLGLRYDSAQARAVAADMMRVVCHAAYRASVALAREKSPFPRFVRDAYMQGPFIRALPGDIRDAIAASGIRNSHLLAIAPTGSISLLAGNVSSGLEPIFAASHHRTILDETAAPRDFLLTDYAVEVWARGAGARGAGGESGRPGLPPAFVSASDLGPEDHIAMQAALQPFVDSAISKTVNVPQDYPFDAFKRVYDLAYDSGLKGCTTFRPNPVTGMVLSDPQCCTAGHEADYTSACHD comes from the coding sequence ATGGACATGGACCCGGCCGAAATTTCCGATTATGTATGGCGCGCCAAATATCGGCTGGTCGATGCCGGCCGGAGCGAGGCGGGCATTGCCGATAGCTGGCGGCGCGTCGCGCGTGCCATCGCCGCCGCCGAGCCGTCCGGCGCGCCGTTATGGGAGGCGCGTTTCTTCGATCTCCTGCAGGATCGGTCCTTCCTGCCCGGCGGCCGGATTCAGGCCGGGGCCGGAACCGCGCGCAATGTCACCCTCTTCAACTGTTTCGTGATGGGAGAAATAGAGGATTCGATTCCGGGCATCTTCCGGGCTCTGGAGGAAGCGGCGGTGACCATGCAGGCCGGCGGCGGGATCGGGCTGGATTTCTCGACGCTTCGCCCGCGCGGCCTGCGGGCATGGGCGGCCGGCACCATCGCATCCGGTCCGGTCTCGTTCATGCAGATCTGGGACGCGATGTGCGGGACCGTGCTGTCGACCGGTGCCCGGCGCGGCGCGATGATGGCGACCCTGCGGTGCGATCATCCGGACATCGCGGAATTCGTCTCGGCCAAACATCGGCCCGGCATGCTGCGGCGGTTCAATATGTCGGTCCAGGTGACCGACGCCTTCATGGCGGCCGTGCGGTCCGACGCGGCCTGGCCGCTGGTGTTTCCGGCCGCCGCATTCGGGCCGGACGATCAGGGCGGCGAGAGCGTGGCGCGGCGATGGCCGGGGTTGTCCGTTCCGGTCCCGTGCCGCGTCGTGCGGCGTGTCGGCGCCCGTGCGCTATGGGATGACATCCTGCGCAGCACCTATGATTTTTCCGAGCCCGGGGTCCTGTTCGTCGACCGGATCAACGCGTCCAACACGCTCTGGTATTGCGAGCGGATCAGCGCCACGAATCCCTGTGGCGAGATGCCGTTGCCCCCTTACGGGGCGTGCGACCTGGGCTCGCTCAACCTGGCGTGTTTCGTGCGCGCGCCTTTTACCCCGCAGGCGGATCTCGATACCGGGCGCCTGGCGGAGGCCACGCGAGGCGCCGTGCGTTTTCTCGACGACGTGATCGATGTCTCGCGTTATCCCCTGCCGCAGCAGGCCGAGAACGCCCGCGCCTCGCGCCGCATCGGCCTGGGCGTGACCGGGCTGGCCGACATGCTGCTGATGCTGGGCCTGCGCTACGATTCCGCACAGGCGCGCGCCGTTGCCGCGGACATGATGCGCGTCGTCTGCCACGCGGCCTATCGCGCCTCGGTTGCCCTGGCGCGCGAGAAATCGCCTTTCCCGCGTTTCGTGCGTGATGCCTATATGCAGGGGCCGTTCATCCGCGCCTTGCCCGGCGATATCCGCGATGCGATCGCCGCGTCCGGCATCCGCAACAGCCATCTGCTGGCGATCGCGCCGACCGGGAGCATCAGCCTGCTGGCCGGCAATGTTTCGAGCGGGCTGGAGCCGATCTTCGCCGCGTCCCATCACCGCACGATACTGGACGAAACCGCGGCGCCCCGGGATTTTCTGCTGACCGACTATGCCGTTGAGGTCTGGGCTCGGGGGGCCGGGGCGCGCGGGGCCGGGGGCGAAAGCGGGCGGCCGGGCCTGCCGCCCGCTTTCGTATCCGCCAGCGACCTGGGGCCGGAGGATCACATCGCCATGCAGGCGGCACTGCAGCCCTTCGTGGACAGCGCGATCTCGAAAACCGTGAACGTGCCGCAGGACTATCCGTTCGACGCGTTCAAGCGCGTCTACGACCTTGCCTATGACAGCGGCCTCAAGGGCTGCACCACTTTTCGCCCCAATCCGGTGACCGGCATGGTCCTCAGCGACCCCCAATGCTGTACCGCCGGGCACGAAGCCGATTATACCAGCGCGTGTCATGATTGA
- a CDS encoding heavy metal translocating P-type ATPase yields the protein MPQRAEDARHPITRHPITLGVTLGAILDGAARRVLLPLVAGALCIGGVGRLLGWAWSDWFWMAGTAVVLCFLLLQIALTLRRGEFGLDLIAALAMGGALLLGQNLAGIIIALMFAGGEALEGFAQGRARREMTALLDRVPRSAARYDGEQLRDVPLAALLAGDRILVRQGDVVPVDGLVTKGIAVLDESALTGEALPVSHRVGAAIVSGTTNAGDAFGMQATSTAADSTYAGIVRLVEAAGAARAPMVRLADRYALVFFALTLFVTGAAWIVSRDPVRALAVLVVATPCPLILAVPVAIMSGISRCARRGILVKGGGALEQLSRIRTVIFDKTGTLTDGRARILDMMCDTIDPRELLRIAASLDQVSHHVVARSLVLSAGERGIVLSLPEAAHEQSGAGVTGRLEGHLVVVGSWDYVRAATDDTPFAAEISEWMRRDGAVAVAVGIDRHVAGAFLLADQVRPEAGVVLRQLRDAGISRIVLATGDRADLAASVGVFLEVDAVVADLKPQDKTAIVAAEKSAGPVLMAGDGVNDAPALAASDLGVAMGARGAAASSEAADIVILVDRLDRLVDALRIARRARRIALQSVYAGVGLSICAMLAATAGYLIPVEGALLQEGIDAAVILNALRALHGGLWRRAGHAGLAPDELRALDAEHQALLDVVDRIRVTADRSHDVSGPDLDKDLEILDQMLRQRLLPHERQDDREIYARIRRQARMPDLLAGMSRTHMEIRRQIHNLAALRRAVSEHGANALQRRELQRLLYGLEAITRLHFAQEEEIYRLLERER from the coding sequence ATGCCTCAGCGGGCCGAGGATGCGCGGCATCCCATCACGCGGCATCCCATCACCCTGGGCGTCACCCTGGGCGCCATCCTGGACGGGGCGGCACGGCGTGTCCTGCTTCCTCTGGTTGCCGGGGCATTGTGCATCGGCGGTGTGGGGCGTCTGCTGGGCTGGGCATGGAGCGACTGGTTCTGGATGGCCGGAACCGCCGTCGTGCTGTGCTTCCTGCTGCTGCAGATCGCCCTGACGCTGCGTCGCGGCGAATTCGGACTCGACCTGATCGCCGCCCTCGCCATGGGGGGCGCCCTTCTGCTGGGCCAGAATCTGGCCGGCATCATCATTGCCCTGATGTTTGCCGGCGGAGAGGCGCTGGAAGGTTTTGCGCAGGGGCGCGCGCGGCGCGAGATGACCGCGCTGCTCGATCGCGTGCCGCGCAGCGCCGCCCGCTATGACGGGGAACAATTGCGGGACGTGCCTCTGGCCGCGCTTCTGGCCGGCGACCGCATCCTGGTGCGGCAGGGCGATGTCGTTCCCGTGGACGGGCTGGTGACCAAGGGGATCGCCGTCCTGGATGAATCGGCGCTGACGGGAGAGGCGCTGCCCGTATCGCACCGGGTCGGCGCCGCGATCGTCAGCGGCACGACCAATGCCGGCGACGCCTTCGGCATGCAGGCGACCAGCACGGCCGCCGACAGCACCTATGCCGGGATCGTCCGTCTGGTCGAGGCCGCGGGCGCCGCAAGGGCGCCCATGGTGCGCCTGGCCGATCGTTATGCGCTGGTCTTCTTCGCGCTTACTCTTTTCGTGACGGGGGCGGCCTGGATCGTCAGCCGCGATCCTGTCCGGGCCCTGGCGGTCCTGGTCGTGGCAACACCCTGTCCGCTCATCCTCGCGGTGCCGGTGGCGATCATGTCCGGCATCTCCCGCTGCGCGCGCCGCGGCATCCTCGTGAAGGGCGGCGGCGCGCTGGAACAGCTCAGCCGGATCAGGACCGTCATCTTCGACAAGACCGGCACCCTGACCGACGGCCGGGCCCGCATTCTGGACATGATGTGCGACACCATCGATCCGCGCGAATTATTGCGCATCGCGGCGTCGCTCGACCAGGTTTCGCACCATGTCGTCGCGCGTTCGCTGGTGCTGAGCGCCGGAGAACGCGGGATCGTCCTGTCCCTGCCCGAGGCGGCCCACGAACAGTCCGGCGCCGGCGTGACCGGCAGGCTGGAGGGGCATCTGGTTGTGGTCGGCAGTTGGGATTATGTGCGCGCCGCCACCGACGACACGCCGTTTGCGGCGGAAATTTCGGAGTGGATGCGCCGCGACGGCGCGGTGGCGGTCGCGGTGGGCATCGACCGCCATGTCGCCGGCGCGTTCCTGCTGGCGGACCAGGTCCGGCCCGAGGCCGGGGTCGTGCTGCGGCAATTGCGGGATGCCGGCATAAGCCGGATCGTACTGGCGACCGGGGACCGGGCCGACCTCGCGGCCAGTGTCGGCGTATTCCTCGAGGTCGATGCCGTCGTGGCGGATCTCAAGCCCCAGGACAAGACGGCGATCGTCGCCGCGGAGAAATCGGCCGGCCCGGTTCTGATGGCCGGGGACGGGGTCAATGACGCGCCGGCCCTGGCCGCATCCGACCTGGGCGTGGCCATGGGCGCCCGCGGTGCCGCGGCCTCGTCGGAGGCGGCGGACATCGTCATCCTGGTCGACAGGCTGGACCGGCTGGTGGATGCCCTGCGCATCGCCCGGCGGGCGCGCCGGATCGCGCTGCAAAGCGTCTATGCGGGCGTGGGCCTGTCCATTTGCGCCATGCTGGCCGCCACCGCGGGGTATCTCATCCCGGTCGAGGGCGCGCTGCTGCAGGAAGGTATCGATGCCGCCGTCATTCTCAATGCCCTGCGCGCGCTGCATGGCGGCCTCTGGCGCCGCGCCGGACATGCCGGCCTCGCACCGGATGAATTGCGCGCCCTCGATGCCGAACACCAGGCGCTGCTCGACGTCGTCGACCGCATTCGCGTGACCGCGGACCGGTCGCATGACGTGTCGGGGCCGGATCTCGACAAGGATCTGGAAATCCTGGATCAGATGCTGCGACAGCGGCTTCTGCCGCATGAGCGGCAGGATGACCGGGAGATCTATGCCCGCATCAGGCGGCAGGCGCGCATGCCCGACCTGCTGGCCGGCATGAGCCGCACCCACATGGAGATACGGCGCCAGATCCACAATCTGGCCGCGCTGCGCCGCGCCGTGTCGGAACATGGCGCGAATGCGCTGCAGCGCCGCGAACTGCAGCGCCTGCTCTACGGCCTCGAAGCCATTACCCGCCTGCATTTCGCGCAGGAGGAGGAAATCTATCGCCTGCTTGAGCGGGAACGGTAG
- a CDS encoding HPF/RaiA family ribosome-associated protein has product MAIPVQITFKNMDPSPALEAKIRARAAQLTHFESDILRCHVTVEIPHRHHHQGDLYHVQLVVSTPAGDIVVSREGPRNHAHEDAYVAVRDAFDAAVRRLEDHVRTRGGQVKHHEPILQEGHVTRFVAGQDYGFIELPDGKEVYFHRHSVADDGFDQLQVGSPVHVAVTEGETGLQAAIVRPGEKRRPAS; this is encoded by the coding sequence ATGGCCATTCCCGTGCAGATCACCTTCAAGAACATGGATCCCTCGCCGGCGCTCGAGGCGAAAATCCGCGCCAGGGCCGCACAGTTGACGCATTTCGAAAGCGACATCCTGCGTTGCCATGTGACGGTCGAAATCCCGCACCGCCATCATCACCAGGGCGATCTGTACCACGTGCAACTGGTGGTGAGCACCCCGGCGGGCGACATCGTCGTCTCGCGCGAAGGACCGCGAAACCATGCGCATGAGGACGCCTATGTCGCCGTCCGGGACGCGTTCGACGCGGCAGTCCGCCGGCTGGAAGACCATGTGCGCACGCGCGGCGGACAGGTGAAACACCACGAACCCATCTTGCAGGAGGGCCACGTCACCCGCTTCGTCGCCGGACAGGATTACGGCTTCATCGAACTGCCCGATGGGAAAGAGGTCTATTTCCATCGCCACAGCGTGGCCGACGACGGATTCGACCAGTTGCAGGTCGGCAGCCCGGTGCATGTCGCCGTTACCGAGGGGGAAACCGGCCTCCAGGCCGCCATCGTGCGTCCGGGCGAGAAACGCCGGCCGGCGTCCTAA
- a CDS encoding CapA family protein: MSDLTLLLGGDVMLGRGVDQILRHPGQPELHERHVASALGYLDLAERENGPIPRHVAPDYVWGDALPYLRDAGLSARIVNLETAVTTSGAYVPKGINYRMHPDNVDCLTAARIDCCVLANNHTLDWGQAGLMQTLDTLWKAHIQTAGAGRDLAQATAPAVLPLAGGDRRLLVFACALPSSGVPEEWKAGAHMPGLYLLPDLSAGSAELVAQDMQRWRRPGDIVIASIHWGGNWGYLIPQAHRQFAQALIDRGADLIHGHSAHHRLGLECHRGKLILYGCGDLINDYEGIGGYAAFRPDLAALYLPRLGTDGRLAALRVVPMQIRNFRLRTPRQSDITWFHHVLARESAALETSLTPLPSGEFEIR, from the coding sequence ATGTCCGACCTCACCCTCCTGCTCGGCGGCGACGTCATGCTCGGGCGCGGCGTGGACCAGATCCTGCGCCATCCCGGCCAACCCGAACTGCATGAGCGCCATGTCGCGTCGGCCCTCGGCTATCTCGACCTGGCCGAGCGGGAAAACGGTCCCATTCCCCGGCATGTCGCGCCGGACTATGTCTGGGGCGATGCCCTGCCCTATTTGCGCGATGCCGGCCTTTCGGCGCGGATCGTCAATCTGGAAACGGCCGTCACCACGTCCGGCGCCTATGTGCCCAAGGGGATCAATTACCGGATGCATCCGGACAATGTCGATTGCCTGACGGCGGCCCGCATCGATTGCTGCGTGCTGGCCAACAATCATACGCTCGACTGGGGGCAGGCCGGCCTGATGCAGACCCTCGATACGTTATGGAAGGCGCATATCCAAACCGCCGGCGCGGGGCGCGACCTGGCCCAGGCCACGGCCCCGGCCGTACTGCCGCTTGCCGGCGGCGACCGGCGCCTGCTGGTCTTCGCCTGCGCCCTGCCGAGCAGCGGCGTGCCGGAGGAATGGAAGGCCGGCGCGCATATGCCGGGCCTGTATCTTCTGCCCGACCTGTCGGCCGGCAGCGCCGAACTGGTCGCGCAAGACATGCAACGCTGGCGCCGGCCGGGCGATATCGTGATCGCCTCCATCCATTGGGGCGGCAATTGGGGCTATCTCATCCCGCAGGCGCACCGACAATTTGCGCAGGCCCTGATCGATCGCGGCGCCGACCTGATCCACGGGCATTCCGCGCATCACCGGCTGGGGCTGGAATGCCATCGGGGGAAACTGATCCTGTATGGCTGCGGCGACCTTATCAACGATTATGAAGGGATCGGAGGGTACGCCGCGTTCCGGCCCGATCTGGCCGCGCTCTATCTCCCCCGCCTGGGCACAGACGGCCGGCTGGCCGCCCTGCGCGTCGTACCGATGCAGATCCGCAATTTCCGCCTCCGAACGCCACGGCAATCCGATATCACGTGGTTCCATCATGTCCTGGCCCGCGAAAGCGCGGCGCTGGAAACATCGCTGACTCCGCTGCCATCGGGAGAGTTCGAGATCCGATAG
- a CDS encoding glucose 1-dehydrogenase: MSRLSGKVAVVTGASKGIGAGIAKALAAEGAAVVVNYASSKAGADAVVAAITAAGGKAVAVRGDVSRKEDAEAIIGAAITQYGRLDILVNNSGVYEFAPLEQVTEEQFHRLFNINVLGVLLTTQAAARHVGAGGSIINISSVVSSITPPHTAIYTGTKGALDAITRVLALELAPRQIRVNSINPGLIETEGTQSKGIIGSDFEKNALAQTPLGRVGQVGDIAPVAVFLASEDSAWLTGEEIIAAGGVR, translated from the coding sequence ATGAGCAGACTTTCAGGAAAAGTGGCGGTCGTGACCGGCGCCTCCAAGGGCATCGGTGCCGGCATCGCCAAGGCGCTGGCGGCTGAAGGGGCCGCCGTCGTCGTTAATTACGCCTCCAGCAAGGCGGGCGCCGACGCCGTCGTCGCGGCGATCACGGCGGCCGGCGGCAAGGCCGTCGCCGTACGGGGCGACGTGTCGCGCAAGGAGGACGCCGAGGCGATCATCGGCGCCGCCATCACGCAGTACGGGCGGCTCGACATCCTGGTCAACAATTCCGGCGTCTATGAATTCGCGCCGCTGGAACAGGTGACCGAGGAACAGTTCCACAGGCTCTTCAACATCAACGTGCTGGGTGTCCTGCTGACCACCCAGGCGGCCGCCAGGCATGTCGGCGCGGGCGGCAGTATCATCAATATCAGTTCCGTCGTCAGCAGCATCACCCCGCCGCATACCGCAATCTATACCGGCACCAAGGGCGCCCTGGATGCGATCACCCGCGTGCTGGCCCTCGAACTCGCGCCGCGGCAGATCCGGGTGAACAGCATCAATCCGGGCCTGATCGAAACCGAAGGCACGCAGAGCAAGGGCATCATCGGTTCCGATTTCGAGAAGAACGCCCTCGCCCAGACCCCGCTCGGACGCGTCGGCCAGGTCGGTGACATCGCGCCGGTCGCGGTTTTCCTGGCGTCCGAGGACTCCGCCTGGCTCACCGGCGAAGAAATCATCGCCGCCGGCGGGGTTCGCTGA
- a CDS encoding TetR/AcrR family transcriptional regulator — protein sequence MASKNIREEKPCGEKRGRGRPQSFDRSKALCAAMRLFWDRGYEGARFDDLIAAMGISPSSFYNAFGSKERLYQEAIDAYLEAAGTWFLRILHENADTRTAFEKLMLAAAMEFTREDLPAGCMISVSGTQGGPEQARLRDLMARQRALSEAALVERLRKGIADADLPAHTDAEGLAAFFSALFRGMAVQARDGASREKLLEIGRIGMLAWPADPFAVPAAGFQNPASPMNPASPLNTETDFR from the coding sequence ATGGCATCAAAAAATATCCGCGAGGAGAAACCGTGTGGAGAGAAGCGCGGCCGCGGCCGCCCGCAATCCTTCGACCGGTCGAAGGCCCTGTGCGCCGCGATGCGGCTGTTCTGGGACCGGGGCTATGAGGGCGCGCGTTTCGACGACCTGATCGCCGCGATGGGGATCAGCCCGTCGAGCTTCTACAACGCGTTCGGCAGCAAGGAGCGGCTCTATCAGGAGGCGATCGACGCTTATCTCGAGGCGGCCGGCACCTGGTTCCTGCGCATCCTGCATGAAAACGCGGATACGAGGACGGCGTTCGAGAAACTCATGCTGGCGGCGGCCATGGAGTTCACCCGCGAGGATCTGCCGGCCGGGTGCATGATCTCGGTGTCGGGCACCCAGGGGGGGCCGGAACAGGCGCGGTTGCGCGACCTGATGGCGCGGCAGCGCGCGCTGTCGGAGGCTGCGCTGGTGGAGCGCCTGCGCAAGGGGATCGCGGACGCGGACCTGCCGGCGCATACGGATGCCGAAGGGCTTGCGGCGTTCTTCAGCGCGCTGTTCCGCGGGATGGCGGTGCAGGCGCGCGACGGCGCGTCGCGCGAAAAATTGCTGGAAATCGGGCGGATCGGGATGCTGGCATGGCCGGCGGACCCGTTCGCCGTCCCTGCCGCCGGATTTCAGAACCCCGCTTCGCCCATGAACCCCGCTTCGCCCTTGAACACCGAGACGGATTTCCGATAG
- the polX gene encoding DNA polymerase/3'-5' exonuclease PolX: MPVQNAEIAAMFDQTADLLEIEGANQFRVRAYRRAARTIDGLPEAVTAMLEAGENLADLPGIGEDLAHKIADIVGSGRFALLDKLKAELPGELDALATLPGLGPKRVKILYDLLGVRSLDDLRRAVAAGHVHELPGFGDITERKLGEALGRPVGPRRFKLAVAEAEAQALTGYLGESGGRVAVAGSYRRRRDTIGDLDILASSAQAATAGDRLAAYENTAEILAHGPTRTTVVLRSGIQVDLRAVPEESYGAALLYFTGSKPHNIALRAIAARHGWKLNEYGLFAGERRIAGTTEEEIYDRLGLAYIPPEMREDRGEIALAQAGRLPRLIALADMRGDLHVHSDWTDGTATIADMAAAARACGHRYMALTDHSRRVAMAHGLDPDRVARQGAEIDALNAGLKGFTILKGIEVDILKDGTLDLPDTTLARLDIVVAAIHSFFDLPRDAQTARMLRAMENPHVSIIAHPTGRLLGERAPYAIDMDRVTSAARDLGCALEINAQPDRLDLNDAHAHMARSKGVKLAISTDAHSVNAFQYMRFGIDQARRAWLGPDDVLNTRPLAGLRALLGRRAARAA; this comes from the coding sequence ATGCCGGTCCAGAATGCCGAGATCGCGGCGATGTTCGACCAGACCGCGGACCTTCTGGAAATCGAGGGCGCGAACCAGTTCCGGGTACGGGCCTATCGTCGCGCGGCCCGCACCATCGACGGCTTGCCCGAAGCGGTCACCGCGATGCTGGAGGCCGGGGAGAACCTTGCGGACCTGCCCGGCATCGGTGAAGACCTGGCCCACAAGATCGCGGATATCGTCGGCTCCGGCCGCTTCGCGCTGCTGGACAAGCTGAAGGCCGAGCTTCCGGGCGAACTCGACGCGCTGGCGACGCTTCCGGGTCTCGGACCGAAGCGCGTGAAAATCCTTTACGACCTGCTCGGGGTCCGCTCGCTGGATGATCTGCGCCGGGCGGTGGCGGCGGGGCATGTCCATGAATTGCCGGGGTTCGGCGACATCACGGAACGCAAGCTCGGCGAGGCGCTCGGAAGACCGGTGGGCCCCAGGCGCTTCAAGCTTGCGGTCGCCGAGGCCGAAGCCCAGGCGCTGACCGGCTATCTGGGCGAAAGCGGGGGACGCGTGGCGGTGGCCGGCAGCTATCGCCGCCGCCGCGACACCATCGGCGATCTCGACATCCTGGCGAGCAGCGCACAGGCCGCGACGGCCGGCGACAGGCTGGCCGCCTATGAGAATACCGCAGAAATCCTGGCCCACGGCCCGACGCGCACCACCGTGGTCCTGCGTTCGGGCATCCAGGTCGATTTGCGCGCGGTTCCGGAAGAAAGCTACGGCGCCGCCCTGCTCTATTTCACCGGCTCCAAGCCGCACAACATCGCCCTGCGCGCGATCGCCGCCAGGCATGGGTGGAAACTCAACGAATACGGCCTGTTCGCCGGCGAACGCCGCATCGCCGGCACCACCGAGGAGGAGATCTATGACAGGCTGGGCCTTGCCTATATCCCCCCTGAAATGCGCGAGGACCGCGGCGAGATCGCATTGGCGCAGGCCGGAAGGCTGCCGCGCCTGATCGCACTGGCGGATATGCGGGGCGACCTGCATGTCCATTCCGACTGGACCGACGGCACGGCCACGATCGCCGACATGGCGGCGGCGGCCCGTGCCTGCGGCCATCGCTACATGGCGCTGACCGACCATAGCCGGCGCGTCGCCATGGCGCACGGGCTGGACCCCGACAGGGTCGCCCGCCAGGGCGCGGAAATCGACGCGCTGAATGCCGGCCTCAAGGGCTTCACGATCCTCAAGGGGATCGAGGTCGATATCCTCAAGGATGGTACCCTGGACCTGCCGGATACGACGCTTGCGCGGCTCGATATCGTCGTGGCCGCCATCCATTCCTTCTTCGACCTGCCGCGCGACGCGCAGACCGCACGGATGCTGCGGGCGATGGAAAACCCGCACGTGTCGATCATCGCCCACCCGACCGGCCGCCTGCTGGGCGAACGCGCGCCCTACGCGATCGATATGGACCGCGTCACGTCGGCCGCGCGCGACCTTGGCTGTGCCCTGGAAATCAATGCCCAGCCCGATCGGCTCGATTTGAATGACGCCCATGCCCACATGGCCAGAAGCAAGGGCGTCAAACTCGCCATTTCCACCGACGCGCATTCCGTCAACGCGTTTCAATATATGCGCTTCGGCATCGACCAGGCACGGCGCGCATGGCTCGGCCCCGACGACGTGCTCAATACCCGCCCGCTGGCCGGGCTTCGCGCCCTGCTGGGACGGCGTGCCGCGCGCGCGGCATAG